Proteins from a single region of Campylobacter sp. RM16704:
- the hisS gene encoding histidine--tRNA ligase has product MINALKGMKDLQDDQAMLYEKVVKTCEEVAKNYGFTFINCPHLELTKLFKRSVGESSDIVGKEMYEFIDKAGNEVCLRPEGTAGVVRSYIEAKMDKAQSVKRWFYHGSMFRYERPQKGRLREFHQFGVESFGIASVYEDASIILMLNEIFKRLEIHTSLKINSLGCKECMGVYKEKLIAFLNSKEGFCEDCLRRKDLNPIRVLDCKNDHCQSLIENAPKLSENLCPCCKKDYEKLQKLLKENDVEFECDEKLVRGLDYYSKSAFEFVSDEIGAKAAVAGGGRYDRLIEYLDGKSGHGVGFAMGIERIMAILEQKQSVKSREGIYLCAMDEAYIDTIFKLANTLRKKHKVYLSYEAKKLAKHLNQADNANAKIFLCIGEDEIQKEEIFYKNLENKDTKNIKLANLENEL; this is encoded by the coding sequence ATGATTAATGCTTTAAAAGGAATGAAAGATTTACAAGATGATCAAGCAATGCTTTATGAAAAAGTAGTAAAAACTTGTGAAGAAGTAGCTAAAAATTATGGATTTACTTTCATCAATTGTCCGCATTTAGAACTAACTAAACTTTTTAAAAGAAGTGTTGGAGAAAGCTCTGATATAGTCGGTAAAGAAATGTATGAATTTATCGATAAAGCAGGCAATGAAGTGTGCTTAAGGCCTGAAGGGACAGCTGGGGTGGTAAGATCATATATAGAAGCTAAAATGGATAAGGCTCAAAGTGTTAAAAGATGGTTTTATCATGGCTCTATGTTTCGCTATGAAAGACCACAAAAAGGAAGATTGCGTGAATTTCATCAATTTGGTGTAGAAAGCTTTGGTATAGCAAGTGTGTATGAGGACGCAAGTATTATCTTAATGCTAAATGAAATTTTTAAACGCTTAGAAATTCACACAAGCTTGAAAATTAATTCTTTAGGCTGTAAAGAATGTATGGGTGTGTATAAAGAAAAACTCATAGCTTTTTTAAATTCTAAAGAAGGTTTTTGTGAGGATTGCTTAAGAAGAAAAGACTTAAATCCTATTAGAGTGCTTGATTGTAAAAATGATCATTGTCAAAGTTTAATCGAAAATGCTCCAAAACTAAGTGAAAATTTATGTCCTTGCTGTAAAAAAGATTATGAAAAATTACAAAAACTTTTAAAAGAAAATGATGTTGAGTTTGAATGTGATGAGAAATTAGTGCGCGGGCTTGATTATTACTCTAAAAGTGCATTTGAGTTTGTTAGTGATGAAATCGGTGCAAAAGCTGCTGTAGCAGGTGGTGGAAGATATGATAGATTGATTGAATACTTAGATGGCAAAAGTGGTCATGGCGTGGGTTTTGCTATGGGTATAGAAAGAATTATGGCTATTTTAGAGCAAAAACAAAGTGTAAAATCAAGAGAAGGAATTTATCTTTGTGCTATGGATGAAGCTTATATAGATACTATTTTTAAATTAGCAAATACTTTAAGAAAAAAACATAAAGTATATTTAAGCTATGAAGCAAAAAAACTTGCAAAGCATTTAAACCAAGCAGATAATGCTAATGCTAAAATCTTTTTGTGTATAGGTGAAGATGAGATACAAAAAGAAGAGATTTTTTATAAAAATTTAGAAAATAAAGATACTAAAAATATAAAATTAGCAAATTTGGAGAATGAGTTATGA
- the murG gene encoding undecaprenyldiphospho-muramoylpentapeptide beta-N-acetylglucosaminyltransferase, with translation MIAITGGGTGGHLAIARCLLQSAKKQGIDCIYIGSENGQDRLWFENEDGFYKKYFLSSQGVVNKKGLSKFQSLFHILKLAKKTKQILKEHKIKAVFSVGGYSSAPSAFAALMANIPLLIHEQNSKMGSLNSLLKPFSKAFFTAFDDQIDKTNTFFCPYPISEIFSQKARVRKELKNIIFLGGSQGAKFINDLALENALYFKEKGINIIHQCGKNDYERCKKAYGDLNIKVELFDFDKNIIDKISKADLAISRSGASSLFELSANYLPCIFIPYPYAAKNHQYFNALYLKERNLCEILSQEEKQKFLNLVENFSLESKSLALRGLKSENGADFMIEKAKQMGFI, from the coding sequence ATGATAGCAATTACAGGTGGAGGCACGGGAGGGCATTTGGCTATAGCTAGATGTCTATTGCAAAGTGCAAAAAAACAAGGCATAGATTGTATTTATATAGGAAGTGAAAATGGTCAAGATAGGCTTTGGTTTGAAAATGAAGATGGTTTTTATAAAAAATATTTTTTAAGCTCTCAAGGTGTTGTCAATAAAAAAGGCTTGTCTAAATTTCAGTCACTTTTTCACATTTTAAAACTTGCAAAAAAAACAAAGCAAATTTTAAAAGAGCATAAAATTAAAGCAGTTTTTAGCGTGGGAGGATATAGCAGTGCTCCTAGTGCTTTTGCTGCTTTAATGGCAAATATCCCTCTTTTAATTCATGAGCAAAACTCCAAAATGGGGAGTTTAAATTCTCTTTTAAAACCTTTTTCTAAGGCTTTTTTTACTGCTTTTGATGATCAAATTGACAAAACAAACACCTTCTTTTGTCCTTATCCTATTAGCGAGATTTTTTCTCAAAAAGCAAGAGTTCGAAAAGAATTAAAAAATATTATTTTTTTAGGTGGCTCACAAGGAGCTAAATTTATTAACGATCTTGCTTTGGAAAATGCTTTATATTTCAAAGAAAAAGGCATTAATATTATTCATCAATGTGGTAAGAATGATTATGAAAGATGTAAAAAAGCTTATGGGGATTTAAATATAAAAGTAGAACTTTTTGATTTTGATAAAAACATTATAGACAAAATTTCTAAAGCAGATTTAGCTATATCAAGATCAGGTGCTAGTAGTCTTTTTGAGCTTAGCGCAAATTACCTTCCTTGTATTTTTATACCTTATCCTTATGCAGCTAAAAATCATCAGTATTTTAATGCTTTGTATTTAAAAGAGCGTAATTTGTGTGAGATTTTAAGTCAAGAAGAAAAACAGAAATTTTTGAACTTAGTAGAAAATTTTTCACTAGAATCAAAATCTTTAGCTTTACGAGGATTGAAAAGTGAAAATGGTGCAGATTTTATGATAGAAAAAGCTAAGCAAATGGGGTTTATTTAA
- the rplI gene encoding 50S ribosomal protein L9, producing MKVLLIKDVKSLGKAGEVKEVKDGYGQNFLITKGFAKVATHEVLKQYEAEQKKKAENLRFELANLEKLKEELSKITICITKPVGANGSLFGGVTKDEIAHALKDQKNIELDKKSLECDTIKELGMHEISAKLGHAIHAVFKLEVKGE from the coding sequence ATGAAAGTATTGTTAATTAAAGATGTTAAAAGTTTAGGAAAAGCAGGAGAAGTAAAAGAGGTTAAAGATGGCTATGGGCAAAATTTTTTAATTACTAAAGGTTTTGCAAAAGTTGCCACACATGAAGTATTAAAACAATATGAAGCAGAACAAAAGAAAAAAGCAGAAAATTTGAGATTTGAACTTGCAAATTTAGAAAAACTAAAAGAAGAATTATCCAAAATCACTATTTGTATAACTAAACCTGTTGGAGCTAATGGGAGTTTGTTTGGTGGAGTTACTAAAGATGAAATAGCACATGCACTAAAAGATCAAAAAAATATAGAACTTGATAAAAAAAGTCTAGAATGCGATACTATTAAAGAGCTTGGCATGCATGAAATTTCAGCTAAATTAGGTCATGCAATTCATGCTGTATTTAAGCTAGAAGTTAAAGGAGAATAA
- the cysE gene encoding serine O-acetyltransferase, which produces MGFFCILKEDFSMPKQKDPAYRSCLELAFNYPGVWAVVNYRFAHFFYKKGFIKIARIISGISQFFTGVDLHPGASLGRRIFIDHAYGVVIGETSVIGNDVLIYQGVTLGGTNLDKKTKRHPTIEDGVIIGSGAKILGNITIGKNAKIGSNAVVLKDVGSNLTAIGIPAYIKEHGKIDYEEKIAKLETRLAVLEEKLNKEDK; this is translated from the coding sequence ATGGGATTTTTTTGTATTCTTAAAGAAGATTTTTCTATGCCAAAACAAAAAGATCCTGCATATAGATCTTGCCTAGAATTAGCTTTTAATTATCCTGGAGTTTGGGCTGTTGTAAATTATCGTTTTGCACATTTTTTTTACAAAAAAGGTTTTATAAAAATTGCAAGGATTATTAGTGGAATTTCTCAATTTTTTACCGGAGTTGATTTACACCCAGGTGCAAGTTTAGGTAGAAGGATATTTATAGATCATGCTTATGGAGTTGTGATTGGTGAAACTTCTGTTATAGGTAATGATGTTTTGATTTATCAAGGCGTTACTTTAGGTGGAACGAATTTAGATAAAAAGACCAAAAGACACCCTACTATAGAAGATGGAGTGATAATAGGCTCTGGTGCTAAAATTTTAGGCAATATTACTATAGGTAAAAATGCCAAAATAGGTTCAAATGCAGTTGTGCTAAAAGATGTTGGATCAAATTTAACAGCTATTGGCATACCTGCTTATATTAAAGAACATGGCAAGATTGATTATGAAGAAAAAATAGCTAAATTAGAAACAAGGCTTGCTGTTTTAGAAGAAAAACTAAATAAAGAGGATAAATGA
- a CDS encoding YggS family pyridoxal phosphate-dependent enzyme → MNIEIIFEKTIKQNVRLIAASKYVQDGQIRKLFKQGVVEFGENQVQALALKKEKLQDIQEIKWHFIGNLQSNKINLLIKQNPILWQSCNGLKIAKAVNKRLDYKLDTLLEINTANESSKSGIEQNKAIEEYLQIQEECKNLNLVGIMCIGSMDKEKTKESFEQSFKIYDNLQKHGAKICSMGMSGDFELAIKCGSNMVRLGSILFK, encoded by the coding sequence ATGAATATAGAAATAATTTTTGAAAAAACTATAAAACAAAATGTGCGTTTAATAGCTGCTAGTAAGTATGTTCAAGATGGACAAATTCGAAAGCTTTTTAAGCAAGGTGTTGTGGAATTTGGAGAAAATCAAGTTCAAGCTTTAGCTTTAAAAAAAGAAAAACTTCAAGATATACAAGAAATCAAATGGCATTTTATAGGTAATCTCCAAAGTAATAAAATCAATCTTTTAATCAAACAAAACCCTATACTTTGGCAATCTTGCAATGGCTTAAAAATAGCCAAAGCAGTAAATAAAAGACTTGATTATAAACTTGATACTTTACTAGAAATTAACACTGCTAATGAAAGTTCTAAAAGTGGCATAGAACAAAACAAAGCTATAGAAGAGTATTTACAAATACAAGAAGAATGTAAAAATTTAAACTTGGTAGGAATTATGTGTATTGGTTCTATGGATAAAGAAAAAACTAAAGAAAGCTTTGAGCAAAGCTTTAAAATTTATGACAATTTACAAAAACACGGGGCAAAAATTTGCTCCATGGGTATGAGTGGAGATTTTGAACTTGCTATAAAATGTGGCTCAAATATGGTGCGTTTAGGGAGTATTTTATTTAAATAA
- a CDS encoding RNA polymerase factor sigma-54 yields the protein MLKQKTSITQKPKLSQTLRSWLPILQANIEDLKERLDEFAKENPFIEIKENSSIANTQNKYYQEYFSKNTTTQMIDAKSFEVKNVYNILSEQIIPPFFPTKKSQTIAEKIIECLNHEGYFEYDEEILGEFDPLEVEKIRQRFKYLDPIGVGAKDQQEAFIFALEHFDLEDELYEFCKTLILNLENAKDFIKDPLYKKAIAIIKKISIPPFLEYFEESMEIIPDIFIYHENGEIKIKINDDYYPEIAFESDGLEHEFLNAYLKDAKNLIDALAMRKATLYKIGLMIVEYQYDFFIGGDIKPMQLKDLAQDLERNASTISRAIANKYLSCDRGLIPLKSFFTTAVDDGETSNATIKDFLSNLIKKENPKKPLSDLKILELTQKEFPSVQLGRRTITKYRMQLGIGSSSERKKLYELM from the coding sequence ATGCTTAAACAAAAAACCTCTATAACGCAAAAACCAAAACTATCACAAACGTTAAGATCATGGCTTCCTATACTACAGGCTAATATTGAAGATTTAAAAGAAAGATTAGACGAATTTGCAAAAGAAAATCCTTTTATAGAAATAAAAGAAAATTCAAGTATTGCTAATACTCAAAATAAATACTATCAAGAATATTTTAGTAAAAACACTACTACACAAATGATTGATGCAAAAAGTTTTGAAGTAAAAAATGTTTATAATATTTTAAGTGAGCAAATCATACCACCATTTTTTCCTACTAAAAAATCCCAAACAATTGCAGAAAAAATCATAGAATGCTTAAATCATGAGGGATATTTTGAATATGATGAAGAAATTCTAGGCGAATTTGATCCTTTGGAAGTTGAAAAAATAAGGCAGAGATTTAAGTATCTTGATCCTATTGGAGTAGGAGCAAAAGATCAACAAGAAGCTTTTATTTTTGCTTTGGAACATTTTGACTTAGAAGATGAACTTTATGAATTTTGTAAGACACTTATTTTAAATTTAGAAAATGCTAAAGATTTTATTAAAGATCCATTATATAAAAAGGCTATAGCTATAATTAAAAAAATTTCCATTCCGCCGTTTTTGGAGTATTTTGAAGAAAGCATGGAAATCATTCCTGATATTTTTATTTACCATGAAAATGGAGAAATTAAAATTAAAATTAATGATGATTATTATCCTGAAATTGCATTTGAATCAGATGGATTAGAGCATGAATTTTTAAATGCATATTTAAAAGATGCTAAAAATTTAATTGATGCCCTAGCTATGCGTAAAGCAACTCTTTATAAAATAGGACTTATGATAGTAGAATATCAATATGATTTTTTTATAGGAGGAGATATTAAACCTATGCAGCTTAAAGATTTAGCACAAGATCTTGAAAGAAATGCTTCCACTATTTCAAGGGCAATTGCAAACAAATATTTAAGTTGTGATAGAGGTTTAATACCTTTAAAATCTTTCTTTACTACTGCAGTTGATGATGGCGAAACTTCTAATGCAACAATCAAAGATTTTCTTAGTAATTTAATTAAAAAAGAAAACCCTAAAAAACCTTTGAGTGATTTAAAAATTCTAGAACTAACCCAAAAAGAATTCCCAAGTGTGCAACTAGGACGTAGAACCATCACTAAATATCGCATGCAACTTGGCATAGGAAGTTCAAGTGAGCGTAAAAAATTATATGAACTAATGTAG
- the tmk gene encoding dTMP kinase: MYIAFEGIDCVGKSTQIELLKKYFHDAIFTKEPGGSELGVHLRKILLESKIQFSKKAELLLFLADRANLIDMHLVQNKNKLIISDRSFISNMAYAKLDFDLKTLFELNTFATGGVFPQKVVFLYGSKELIMQRLSRKNLDSIEKRGIEYFLNIQNALEETLEFLKTKIDIKILKLDASLSIEILHEKIKDFIDD; this comes from the coding sequence TTGTATATAGCTTTTGAAGGAATTGATTGTGTTGGTAAAAGTACACAAATAGAGCTTTTAAAAAAATATTTCCATGATGCAATTTTTACTAAAGAACCTGGTGGAAGTGAGCTAGGGGTGCATTTAAGAAAGATTTTGCTAGAAAGTAAAATACAATTTTCTAAAAAGGCTGAATTGTTGCTTTTTTTAGCAGATAGAGCAAATTTAATTGATATGCATTTAGTGCAAAATAAAAACAAACTTATCATTTCAGATCGTAGTTTTATCTCCAATATGGCTTATGCTAAACTTGATTTTGATTTAAAAACTTTATTTGAATTAAATACTTTTGCTACAGGTGGAGTATTTCCACAAAAGGTAGTTTTTTTATATGGTTCTAAAGAGCTTATTATGCAAAGACTTTCTAGAAAGAATTTAGATAGTATTGAGAAAAGAGGAATTGAATATTTTTTGAATATACAAAATGCATTAGAAGAAACTTTAGAGTTTTTAAAAACCAAGATAGATATAAAAATTTTAAAATTAGATGCATCATTAAGTATTGAAATTTTACATGAAAAAATTAAGGATTTTATAGATGATTAA
- the lptB gene encoding LPS export ABC transporter ATP-binding protein: MSKLEVKNLEKIIKKTKIIHDISLEVQSGEVVGLLGPNGAGKTTSFYMICGLILPTNGQVFLDSQDITKEPLNKRAKLGIGYLPQESSVFKDLSVEENLLLAAQIIYTDKKKIEQKIEQMLELLSIEPIRHRKGMSLSGGERRRCEIARSLICNPKFLLLDEPFAGVDPIAVKEIQNLIKDLKAMNIGVLITDHNVRETLAICDKAYVIRSGRLLASGNAKEIAYNEDVKKYYLGSEFRLE; the protein is encoded by the coding sequence ATGAGTAAATTAGAAGTTAAAAATTTAGAAAAAATCATTAAAAAAACAAAAATTATACATGATATTTCATTAGAAGTTCAAAGTGGTGAAGTTGTAGGGCTTTTAGGACCAAATGGAGCAGGAAAAACAACAAGTTTTTATATGATATGCGGACTTATTTTACCAACTAATGGACAAGTTTTTCTAGATTCACAAGATATTACAAAAGAACCACTCAATAAAAGAGCAAAACTTGGCATTGGGTATTTACCTCAAGAAAGTAGTGTATTTAAAGATTTAAGTGTTGAAGAAAATTTACTTTTAGCTGCTCAAATAATATATACAGATAAAAAAAAAATAGAGCAAAAAATTGAGCAAATGTTAGAATTATTGAGTATAGAACCTATTAGACATAGAAAAGGTATGAGTTTAAGTGGGGGTGAAAGAAGAAGGTGTGAAATTGCAAGATCGTTGATATGTAATCCTAAATTTTTACTCCTAGATGAACCTTTTGCTGGTGTTGATCCTATAGCTGTGAAAGAAATTCAAAATTTAATTAAAGACTTAAAAGCTATGAATATAGGTGTTTTAATTACCGATCATAATGTAAGAGAAACTCTAGCAATTTGTGATAAAGCTTATGTGATTAGAAGCGGAAGGTTGTTAGCTAGTGGTAATGCTAAAGAAATAGCATATAATGAAGATGTAAAAAAATACTATCTTGGAAGTGAGTTTAGACTTGAATAA
- a CDS encoding argininosuccinate synthase — protein sequence MKKDIKKVVLAYSGGLDTSIILKWLQDEYKCEVVTFTADIGQGEELEPARKKALSLSVKEENIFIQDLKDEFVKDYVFPMFRANAIYEGEYLLGTSIARPLITKALVEIANKTKADAISHGATGKGNDQVRFELGALALNPNLAIIAPWREWDLNSREKLLAYAQKHGIDIAKKPGKSPYSMDANLLHISYEGLVLEDPAAKPEADMWRWVKDLKETPSESEVIELEFSKGDLCAINGEKMSPAQLLAKLNELGAKHGIGRLDIVENRYVGMKSRGCYETPGGSILLKAHRAIESITLDREAAHLKDELMPKYASLIYNGYWFSPERLMLQALIDESQKYVNGKVKLELYKGNVMVIGRESANDSLFSEAYCTFEEDVVYDQKDATGFIRLNALRFIIAGKNGRKF from the coding sequence ATGAAAAAAGATATCAAAAAAGTGGTTTTGGCATATTCTGGTGGACTTGACACAAGTATAATTTTAAAATGGTTACAAGATGAATACAAATGTGAAGTGGTAACTTTTACAGCAGATATTGGGCAAGGTGAAGAGCTTGAACCTGCTAGAAAAAAAGCACTTTCTTTGAGTGTAAAAGAAGAAAATATTTTTATTCAAGATTTAAAAGATGAATTTGTAAAAGATTATGTATTTCCTATGTTTAGAGCAAATGCGATTTATGAGGGAGAGTATTTGCTAGGTACAAGCATTGCAAGACCTTTAATAACAAAAGCTTTAGTAGAAATAGCAAATAAAACAAAAGCAGACGCTATTAGCCATGGGGCAACCGGTAAAGGAAATGATCAAGTGCGTTTTGAATTGGGTGCACTAGCACTAAATCCAAATTTAGCCATCATTGCTCCTTGGAGAGAATGGGATTTAAACAGCCGTGAAAAACTCTTAGCTTATGCACAAAAACATGGTATTGATATAGCCAAAAAACCAGGTAAATCACCTTATTCTATGGATGCAAATTTATTGCATATTTCTTATGAGGGTTTAGTGCTTGAAGATCCTGCGGCTAAACCTGAAGCAGATATGTGGCGTTGGGTAAAAGATTTAAAAGAAACTCCAAGTGAAAGTGAAGTAATAGAACTTGAGTTTAGTAAAGGCGATTTGTGTGCTATTAATGGAGAAAAAATGTCTCCTGCACAGCTTTTGGCAAAGCTTAATGAGCTTGGTGCAAAACATGGTATAGGTCGTCTTGATATTGTTGAAAACCGCTATGTGGGTATGAAAAGTAGAGGTTGTTATGAAACCCCAGGTGGAAGCATACTTTTAAAAGCACACCGTGCTATAGAAAGCATCACACTAGATAGAGAAGCAGCACATTTAAAAGATGAATTAATGCCAAAATATGCAAGTTTGATTTATAATGGCTATTGGTTTTCACCTGAAAGATTAATGCTTCAAGCCTTAATTGATGAGTCGCAAAAATATGTAAATGGTAAAGTTAAGCTTGAATTATATAAAGGCAATGTAATGGTAATAGGCAGAGAAAGTGCAAATGATAGTTTATTTAGCGAGGCTTATTGTACTTTTGAAGAAGATGTTGTGTATGATCAAAAAGATGCGACAGGTTTTATAAGATTAAACGCTTTAAGATTTATCATCGCAGGTAAAAATGGAAGAAAATTTTAA
- a CDS encoding RNA-binding S4 domain-containing protein, which translates to MRIDKFLNVVNITKRRAISEDMCKNGVISVNNQVVKASKEVKVGDEISIKFIEYTSIYKVLDIPTSKSIPKAMQEKYVVKIQ; encoded by the coding sequence ATGAGAATAGATAAATTTTTAAATGTAGTTAATATTACTAAGCGCCGTGCAATTTCGGAAGATATGTGCAAAAATGGCGTAATAAGTGTAAATAATCAAGTGGTAAAAGCTAGTAAAGAAGTAAAAGTTGGTGATGAAATAAGTATCAAATTTATAGAATACACTAGCATTTATAAAGTTTTAGATATACCGACTTCTAAAAGCATTCCAAAAGCTATGCAAGAAAAATATGTGGTAAAAATTCAATGA
- the speA gene encoding biosynthetic arginine decarboxylase — MIDYGINIWGANNFIIENGKVCVNHGKKPAIIDIVNTLRDDGYKGPLLLRFPHLIHKQIEQIYDKFAKAKKEFNYKGSFNAVYPLKVNQYPGFVKNLVNLGKEYNYGLEAGSKAELLLAMAYNNKGAPITVNGFKDKELINMGFIACEMGHNITLTMEGLNELEAMIEIAKNRFKPKPNIGLRVRLHSAGVGIWAKSGGINSKFGLTSTELIEAVNLLKANKLLDQFTMIHFHLGSQITEIHPLKKALNEAGNIYTELRKMGAKNLKAINLGGGLAVEYSQFKNETSRNYTLSEYANDVVFILKSIAEQKKDLEPDIFIESGRFVAANHAVLVAPVLELFSQEYTESKLLLKDKNPKLIDELYDLYKNIKASNALEYLHDSIDHMESILTLFDLGYVDLQDRSNSEILVHLIMRKAITLVGDQADLSSLQNEVQEKYLVNFSVFQSLPDFWGLEQNFPIMPLDRLNKKPTRSASIWDITCDSDGEISYSKDNPLFLHDIDVEAEDYFLGFFLVGAYQEVLGMKHNLFTHPTDACISINEKGFEVESVLEAQSILDTLEDLDYDIHAIMDNINEKIYASKLVNENQKKHILGEIYLFLNDNGYLKSIGSK, encoded by the coding sequence ATGATTGATTATGGTATTAATATTTGGGGTGCAAATAATTTTATCATCGAAAATGGCAAAGTATGTGTAAATCATGGTAAAAAACCTGCTATTATAGATATAGTAAATACTTTGCGTGATGATGGTTATAAGGGGCCGTTATTGCTTCGTTTTCCTCATTTAATCCATAAGCAAATTGAGCAAATTTATGATAAATTTGCTAAGGCAAAAAAAGAATTTAATTACAAAGGTTCTTTTAATGCTGTGTATCCTTTAAAAGTCAATCAATATCCTGGTTTTGTAAAAAATTTAGTCAATTTAGGTAAAGAATATAATTATGGCTTGGAAGCAGGAAGCAAGGCTGAGCTTTTGTTAGCTATGGCTTATAACAACAAAGGTGCACCTATAACGGTTAATGGCTTTAAAGACAAAGAGCTAATAAATATGGGATTTATAGCGTGTGAAATGGGTCATAATATCACTTTAACTATGGAAGGGCTTAATGAGCTTGAAGCAATGATAGAAATAGCTAAAAATCGTTTTAAGCCAAAGCCAAACATAGGTTTAAGAGTACGTTTGCATTCAGCTGGCGTTGGAATTTGGGCAAAAAGTGGTGGTATAAACTCAAAATTTGGTTTAACATCTACTGAGCTTATTGAAGCGGTAAATCTTTTAAAAGCTAATAAACTTTTAGATCAATTTACTATGATACATTTTCACTTGGGTTCGCAAATCACTGAAATTCATCCTTTAAAAAAAGCTTTAAATGAAGCAGGCAATATCTACACCGAGCTTAGAAAAATGGGTGCAAAAAATTTAAAAGCTATTAATCTTGGAGGGGGGTTAGCAGTAGAATACTCTCAGTTTAAAAACGAAACGAGTAGAAATTATACTTTAAGTGAATATGCAAACGATGTTGTATTTATTTTAAAAAGTATTGCAGAACAAAAAAAAGATTTAGAGCCTGATATTTTTATAGAAAGTGGGCGTTTTGTAGCGGCTAATCATGCTGTTTTAGTAGCACCTGTTTTAGAGCTTTTTTCACAAGAATACACAGAAAGTAAGCTTTTATTAAAAGATAAAAATCCAAAACTTATTGATGAACTTTATGATTTATATAAAAATATTAAAGCCTCTAATGCACTTGAATATTTACATGATAGTATAGATCATATGGAGAGCATTTTAACCTTGTTTGATTTAGGTTATGTGGATTTACAAGATCGCTCTAATAGTGAAATTTTAGTGCATTTGATTATGAGAAAAGCTATTACTTTGGTGGGTGATCAGGCTGATTTATCAAGTTTGCAAAATGAAGTGCAAGAAAAATATTTAGTGAATTTTTCGGTGTTTCAGTCTTTACCTGATTTTTGGGGTTTGGAACAAAATTTTCCTATTATGCCACTTGATAGACTTAATAAAAAGCCCACAAGAAGTGCAAGTATATGGGATATAACTTGTGATAGCGATGGAGAAATTTCATACTCTAAAGATAATCCTTTGTTTTTACATGATATTGATGTAGAAGCTGAAGATTATTTTTTAGGATTTTTCCTAGTAGGAGCTTATCAAGAAGTGTTAGGTATGAAACATAATCTTTTTACACACCCAACAGATGCTTGCATAAGTATCAATGAAAAGGGTTTTGAAGTAGAAAGTGTGTTAGAGGCTCAATCTATTTTAGATACCTTAGAAGATCTTGACTATGATATTCATGCAATTATGGATAATATTAATGAAAAAATTTATGCTTCAAAACTTGTTAATGAAAATCAAAAAAAACATATCTTAGGTGAAATTTATTTGTTTTTAAATGATAATGGATATTTAAAAAGTATAGGTAGCAAATAA
- the tsaE gene encoding tRNA (adenosine(37)-N6)-threonylcarbamoyltransferase complex ATPase subunit type 1 TsaE encodes MKELILAQDELNKLCEILPKNGVILLQGDLASGKTTLVQNYAQFLGVVKMLNSPTFSIMQEYNFHQGKIYHYDIYQEGFDGLLKNGLIENFFEDGLHLVEWGDDKLKKYLDKYQIFNIILQIIPYENKRKYIVYE; translated from the coding sequence ATGAAAGAATTAATTCTAGCTCAAGATGAGCTTAATAAGCTTTGTGAAATTTTACCCAAAAATGGGGTTATTTTACTTCAAGGGGATTTAGCTAGTGGTAAAACCACTTTAGTACAAAATTACGCTCAATTTCTTGGAGTAGTAAAGATGCTTAATTCTCCTACATTTTCTATCATGCAAGAATATAATTTTCATCAAGGTAAAATATATCATTATGATATTTATCAAGAAGGTTTTGATGGGCTTTTAAAAAATGGCTTGATTGAAAATTTTTTTGAAGATGGTTTGCATTTAGTAGAATGGGGTGATGATAAATTAAAAAAATACTTAGATAAATATCAAATTTTTAATATAATTTTGCAAATTATTCCTTATGAAAATAAAAGAAAGTACATTGTATATGAGTAA